The following are encoded in a window of Acropora muricata isolate sample 2 chromosome 6, ASM3666990v1, whole genome shotgun sequence genomic DNA:
- the LOC136920373 gene encoding QRFP-like peptide receptor, with protein MSLYTDSESAQIGITAMFSILVTANLLGNMIVCLVITIYQEMRTPMNYLLINLAVADMMVALFVTPRFLLSHLFTHPAGATGTLFCKLLTGGNLAWTGGAASVFTLVAIAFERYYAVMHPYRIRGKLTYGKLKVLVPTIWIASGILNIPLFLTIYFDKAVNFCMEYWPNDWLPKAYSSTWFFSAGVIPILLMSALYSRVVCRLWIKREPNIDNITNQAVLKVRKRITKMVLSVSIIYGLCWMPNLSIYALNYFSPSQNYGDVTYITSIVLVTCNSTVNPFIYVFVNQKFRSKIKYMLCCSEICSNCLHRGEGRLGRTESRGLHEY; from the exons ATGTCGTTGTACACTGATTCCGAGTCGGCTCAGATTGGTATCACAGCTATGTTCTCAATCCTTGTAACAGCAAACCTTCTTGGAAACATGATAGTCTGCCTGGTCATTACCATTTATCAAGAAATGAG aACACCCATGAATTATCTACTTATAAATTTGGCTGTAGCCGACATGATGGTAGCTCTGTTTGTGACACCGCGCTTCCTCTTAAGTCATTTATTTACGCATCCGGCTGGAGCGACCGGTACTCTGTTCTGCAAGCTACTGACAGGTGGAAATTTGGCGTGGACCGGAGGAGCTGCCTCGGTTTTTACTCTTGTGGCAATCGCTTTTGAACGCTATTATGCTGTCATGCATCCATACCGCATTAGAGGCAAACTGACCTACGGAAAATTGaag GTTCTTGTGCCTACTATATGGATCGCTTCAGGAATTCTTAACATCCCACTTTTCTTGACGATCTACTTTGACAAAGCCGTTAATTTCTGCATGGAATACTGGCCCAATGATTGGCTTCCCAAGGCCTACAGCTCCACTTGGTTTTTCTCAGCTGGAGTCATACCGATTCTCTTGATGAGTGCATTATATTCCAGAGTTGTGTGTAGACTTTGGATTAAGCGAGAACCAAACATCGACAACATCACCAACCAG GCTGTTTTAAAAGTCCGAAAGCGAATCACGAAAATGGTATTGTCCGTGAGCATAATCTATGGCTTATGTTGGATGCCGAATTTGAGTATCTATGCTCTGAACTATTTCAGTCCTTCTCAGAATTATGGCGATGTCACATACATCACCTCAATCGTTCTGGTCACGTGCAACTCAACCGTCAACCCGTTTATTTATGTTTTCGTGAACCAGAAGTTCCGAAGCAAGATTAAATATATGCTGTGCTGTAGTGAAATCTGCAGCAACTGTCTACATAGAGGGGAAGGCAGACTGGGTCGGACAGAAAGTAGGGGCTTACACGAATATTAA